Proteins from one Microbacterium hatanonis genomic window:
- a CDS encoding LacI family DNA-binding transcriptional regulator, translating to MSTKPRSAATYKDIQRVTGLSLATISKFYNGQNVLAENRRAIETAAAELDYRPNVFASSLRRGSTRSIGVLLPSLQVNFHLSIVVGIEKYLRGQGIGVLVTSNEFDGTPSNVDAVDLLRSRRVDGIISVPAMSDSSALASAVAAGVPVVTVDWRLPGLDADSVSLDNVQAGRVSGQHLIDHGHRTLGAIVGEPTMWSLEGRLQGFLAATTGSGLEIQSDHIQRAPLSVNDGYAAMMRLLSADVRPTAVFTANSELTVGAVIAINDSGLRLGHDISLVGFDALELAQVTRPKLTVFVQPVETIAAEAARIMSGRLDDPTGAGERLVRELPGRLQIGGSVLARHE from the coding sequence ATGAGCACGAAACCGCGATCTGCCGCGACGTACAAAGATATCCAGCGCGTGACGGGACTCTCGTTGGCGACCATTTCGAAGTTCTACAACGGGCAAAACGTTCTCGCGGAGAACCGTCGCGCGATCGAGACCGCCGCCGCCGAACTCGACTACCGCCCCAATGTCTTCGCGAGCAGTCTGCGTCGCGGTTCGACGCGCTCGATCGGCGTGCTGCTGCCGTCCCTGCAGGTCAACTTCCACTTGTCCATCGTGGTCGGCATCGAGAAATACCTGCGCGGCCAGGGGATCGGCGTCCTCGTCACCTCGAACGAGTTCGACGGCACCCCCTCCAATGTGGACGCTGTCGACCTGTTGCGGAGCCGCCGGGTAGACGGGATCATCAGCGTTCCCGCAATGTCCGACTCGTCGGCGCTGGCCTCGGCGGTAGCGGCCGGGGTTCCCGTCGTCACCGTCGACTGGCGGCTTCCAGGACTCGACGCCGACTCCGTCTCCCTCGATAACGTCCAAGCCGGAAGGGTCTCCGGTCAGCATTTGATCGACCACGGCCACCGAACCCTGGGAGCGATCGTCGGGGAGCCGACGATGTGGAGCCTCGAAGGAAGGCTCCAGGGATTCTTGGCGGCCACGACCGGATCGGGGCTGGAGATCCAGTCCGACCACATCCAACGAGCTCCCCTGTCCGTAAACGACGGGTACGCGGCCATGATGCGACTGCTGTCGGCGGACGTGCGCCCGACCGCCGTCTTCACGGCCAACAGCGAGCTGACCGTCGGTGCGGTGATCGCCATCAACGATTCGGGCCTGCGCCTCGGCCACGACATCTCTCTCGTCGGCTTCGACGCCCTCGAGCTGGCGCAGGTGACCCGCCCCAAGCTCACGGTCTTCGTGCAGCCCGTCGAGACAATCGCCGCGGAGGCCGCTCGCATCATGAGCGGGCGCCTCGACGACCCGACCGGGGCCGGTGAACGCCTGGTGAGGGAGCTTCCGGGC